From a region of the Gemmatimonadota bacterium genome:
- a CDS encoding PQQ-binding-like beta-propeller repeat protein, translating into MNNRAKMLLLIFLFFQTADAKTNWPNWGGPNRDFRVNDVGIFPSDQNYALKIVWKKPLGAGYSSISVLGDLAVTMYSDETFDYVIGLNTEDGSQRWKYKIGTAYLGHYGSQSGPLSTPIVTKEKVIALGPRGKLFALDANTGKELWAIDLVAAHRATVPFWGFTSSPILHDNRLIVQTGGTHAVSAYDPASGDLIWSAFSDSVNYQSPGLYAFDNRKHLVFFGNKYLAGLSPETGEILWQFTHRGQTGAGHTSGHPVEIGEGRYFVKNGGMLIGLRADSETFAAEEIWQTRHIRGTYSYAVFNTELLFGYNGRILTCIDTNTGNRLWRSREPGDGFPIIVDNHLVIMTKEGNLAVAQASGEGYRETARLKLFDEIAWTHASLANDRFYARSMSEIACIEVVPETQIAESDAEDIAPNSRFAQFVKKVQQSTDKKTQIDQFMAQQKNFPILEGENLVHFVYRGKAEDVTITGDHVGRRYDHPMHRIEGTDFFYSTAQLEPDARITYRYTLDLQRSIPDPLNPRQIRTLFFGRASYFGMPRWQTPDHLKARRDGIHGKIDTLRFESAEIARHRNLEIYLPPGYHESDEHYPVVYVHAARRQWSLGKMNISLDNIIGKRVRPVIAVFVPSLFRGGYAEYVGANRDAYNRIFTEEIVPYIDRTYRTIKSRESRANIGTIYGGFMAFYATFTHPDIFGKTGIQSLSWDQTAEAKDADLVFQATKQMPIDIYLDWGKYDLRSPMEGNDLGKSTASFAQLLKKRGYTFTGGEVNDGAGWASWRNRTDKIFETLFPLSD; encoded by the coding sequence ATGAACAACCGCGCAAAAATGCTTCTTCTCATTTTTCTTTTTTTTCAAACAGCAGACGCAAAAACGAACTGGCCAAACTGGGGCGGTCCCAACAGAGACTTCAGGGTCAACGATGTGGGCATCTTCCCCTCCGATCAAAACTACGCGCTGAAAATCGTCTGGAAGAAACCCCTCGGCGCTGGCTACTCATCCATCTCGGTTCTCGGCGACCTCGCTGTAACCATGTATTCCGACGAAACCTTTGATTACGTCATCGGCCTCAACACAGAAGATGGATCACAGCGATGGAAATACAAAATCGGCACCGCATATCTCGGACACTACGGCTCGCAAAGCGGTCCCCTATCAACGCCCATAGTGACAAAGGAAAAAGTCATCGCATTAGGTCCCCGGGGAAAATTGTTCGCACTCGATGCGAATACGGGAAAAGAACTCTGGGCGATAGACCTCGTCGCAGCCCATCGTGCCACAGTGCCATTCTGGGGCTTTACCTCATCCCCAATTTTACACGACAATCGCCTGATCGTCCAAACCGGTGGAACACATGCAGTCTCCGCTTATGATCCCGCATCAGGCGATTTAATCTGGTCGGCATTTAGCGACTCGGTCAACTACCAATCGCCGGGCCTGTACGCCTTTGACAACCGCAAACACCTCGTCTTCTTTGGCAACAAATATCTCGCGGGCTTATCTCCCGAAACCGGTGAAATCCTGTGGCAATTTACACACCGAGGGCAAACCGGCGCGGGGCATACCAGCGGACATCCCGTCGAGATTGGCGAAGGGCGATACTTTGTAAAAAACGGCGGCATGCTAATCGGCCTGAGAGCCGACAGCGAAACCTTTGCCGCAGAGGAAATCTGGCAGACGCGCCACATTCGGGGAACGTACAGCTACGCGGTATTTAACACAGAACTTCTATTTGGATATAACGGCCGCATACTCACATGCATCGATACAAACACCGGAAACCGCTTATGGCGATCGCGCGAGCCGGGAGATGGCTTCCCCATCATCGTGGATAACCACCTCGTAATCATGACAAAAGAAGGCAACCTCGCCGTCGCACAGGCCTCGGGTGAAGGATACCGCGAAACAGCCCGTTTGAAACTCTTCGACGAAATTGCCTGGACGCATGCCAGCCTTGCCAATGACAGGTTTTACGCGCGCAGCATGTCGGAAATCGCCTGTATCGAAGTCGTACCAGAAACGCAAATTGCAGAATCAGACGCAGAAGACATCGCACCAAACTCGCGCTTTGCACAATTTGTCAAAAAAGTGCAACAATCCACAGACAAAAAAACGCAGATCGATCAATTCATGGCACAACAGAAAAACTTCCCAATCCTCGAAGGCGAGAACCTCGTGCATTTTGTATATCGCGGAAAAGCGGAAGACGTTACCATAACCGGCGACCACGTAGGGCGGCGATACGACCACCCCATGCACCGCATTGAGGGAACGGACTTCTTCTATTCCACCGCACAACTCGAACCCGACGCCCGCATCACCTATCGCTACACACTGGACTTACAGCGATCTATCCCCGACCCGCTCAACCCGCGACAGATACGAACCCTCTTCTTTGGCCGCGCTTCCTATTTCGGCATGCCGCGCTGGCAAACTCCCGACCATCTCAAAGCGCGACGAGACGGTATTCACGGCAAAATTGACACCCTGCGTTTTGAAAGTGCGGAAATTGCGAGGCACCGCAACCTGGAAATCTATCTTCCACCAGGTTATCATGAAAGCGATGAACACTACCCCGTCGTATATGTCCACGCTGCGCGTCGGCAGTGGTCCCTGGGAAAAATGAATATCTCACTGGACAATATCATCGGCAAGCGCGTGCGCCCCGTAATCGCGGTATTTGTCCCATCACTCTTCAGAGGAGGATACGCAGAATACGTAGGGGCAAACCGCGATGCGTACAATCGGATCTTTACAGAAGAGATTGTACCCTACATCGACCGGACATATCGCACGATCAAAAGCCGCGAAAGCCGGGCAAATATCGGGACAATTTACGGTGGATTTATGGCCTTTTACGCCACCTTTACCCATCCCGACATATTTGGCAAAACAGGCATACAATCCCTATCCTGGGATCAGACCGCAGAAGCCAAAGATGCAGACCTGGTCTTTCAGGCAACAAAACAAATGCCCATAGATATCTATCTGGACTGGGGAAAATACGACTTGCGAAGCCCAATGGAGGGAAATGATCTGGGCAAAAGCACGGCATCGTTTGCCCAACTACTAAAAAAGAGAGGTTATACCTTTACCGGAGGCGAAGTAAACGACGGCGCGGGTTGGGCGAGTTGGCGAAACCGAACAGACAAAATATTTGAAACGCTTTTTCCCCTCTCGGATTGA
- a CDS encoding MogA/MoaB family molybdenum cofactor biosynthesis protein — MPYTDHIEQAKDPVTCAVLTISDTRTEADDKSGKIIKELVEAAGHSIAFYRVVKDEADQIRALIKQIAEKGECHVILTNGGTGIAARDTTYEAVTSLLEKRLDGFGEVFRFLSWEDIGSGAMLSRAVAGVYKDTMIFCMPGSSGAVQLAMEKLIVPELSHLVWEIWRQK; from the coding sequence ATGCCTTACACAGATCATATCGAGCAAGCCAAAGACCCCGTCACCTGCGCTGTGCTCACCATCAGCGACACGCGCACCGAAGCCGATGACAAAAGCGGCAAAATCATAAAAGAACTGGTCGAAGCTGCCGGTCACAGCATCGCGTTTTACCGCGTCGTCAAAGACGAAGCCGACCAGATACGCGCGCTCATCAAACAAATCGCCGAAAAAGGCGAATGCCACGTCATCCTCACCAATGGCGGCACCGGCATTGCCGCGCGCGACACCACCTATGAAGCCGTCACAAGCCTGCTTGAAAAACGCCTCGACGGATTTGGCGAAGTATTTCGCTTTCTCTCCTGGGAAGACATCGGCTCGGGCGCCATGCTCTCGCGCGCCGTAGCAGGCGTGTACAAAGACACCATGATCTTCTGCATGCCGGGATCATCTGGCGCTGTACAACTCGCCATGGAAAAACTCATCGTACCCGAACTATCACACCTCGTCTGGGAAATCTGGCGACAAAAATAG
- the surE gene encoding 5'/3'-nucleotidase SurE, translating to MKILLTNDDSLDSPLFLFAVDYFQVMGDVKAVVPAEEQSWKGKAMTRFGTRHVERLDGFACETYAFSGTPADCANFGIYHLFDGGKPDLVISGINMGSNSGLSFTLSSGTVGAALEANIAGLPGVALSQVLPRHVFRQWVEQRAMQPDVREPLLKKCRAMLHRVFAFLNDRTDFLSDPVTWNVNMPAELSDDWRVIPTVLGHTFYTSCFEASEDGYYHNIDQPEVEERAGTDGMVLRAGHVSITRLDIRTLGQ from the coding sequence TTGAAAATTTTATTGACCAATGATGATAGTTTGGATTCTCCTTTGTTTCTGTTTGCGGTGGATTATTTTCAGGTGATGGGAGATGTGAAAGCTGTGGTGCCTGCCGAGGAGCAGAGTTGGAAGGGCAAAGCGATGACGCGGTTTGGCACGCGTCATGTGGAGCGGTTGGATGGATTTGCGTGTGAGACGTATGCTTTTTCGGGGACGCCAGCGGATTGCGCGAATTTTGGCATTTATCATTTGTTTGACGGTGGCAAACCCGATCTGGTGATTTCGGGTATTAATATGGGTAGTAATTCGGGGTTGAGTTTCACGCTTTCTTCGGGGACGGTTGGCGCTGCTCTGGAAGCCAATATTGCGGGACTGCCGGGGGTGGCATTGTCACAGGTTTTGCCCAGACATGTGTTTCGGCAGTGGGTTGAGCAGCGCGCGATGCAGCCCGATGTGCGGGAGCCGTTGCTGAAAAAGTGTCGCGCGATGTTGCACCGGGTGTTTGCGTTTTTGAACGATCGGACAGATTTTCTGTCTGATCCCGTGACGTGGAATGTGAATATGCCGGCTGAACTATCTGATGACTGGCGCGTTATACCAACAGTGCTCGGGCATACGTTTTACACATCGTGTTTTGAAGCATCAGAAGACGGTTATTATCACAATATTGATCAGCCAGAGGTAGAAGAGCGTGCAGGTACAGATGGTATGGTTTTGCGCGCAGGGCATGTGAGTATTACGCGGTTGGATATTCGCACGCTGGGGCAGTGA
- a CDS encoding ATP-binding protein: protein MRKQFIRIYAGIAIVLLLSAFGFLAMSKQWVASVRQADFEDKTQALIAMVREEIEAVDADPVAQLLVLNMFSLTHRMPITLEPLFVLPLSSAEKGRLKAGEVVTISIEERLQTYQMAPNGDVIVLGPYLLEEMIRWQDNLIEEGVGEDDGGNFFFQLDVFFFGILVAILLGIGVAIYFLIHPFERRIYALSDAAERFGKGDLGSRAPIVKGHAVADLARSFNGMADRIEGVVDGQRELLRAVSHELRTPLARIFFLLDHYRVSGDQNADIQRIERSVYELNDLVEELMDFARLDRDISHRTEIDVYAQMRELREMVAELRGDISVDIDSEHLMVWANETHFKRALTNLVTNAVRHARHHIWITAKKADEMAHISVEDDGCGIPEHLREKIFEPFYRVDEDSKTGGTGLGLAIVKRIVMQNDGQVQVENRTEGGAKFTLMFPLGEKIKIGTRRAMDLSE, encoded by the coding sequence ATGAGGAAACAATTTATCCGTATTTATGCGGGGATTGCCATTGTTTTGCTTTTGAGTGCGTTTGGGTTTTTGGCAATGTCAAAGCAGTGGGTCGCCTCTGTTCGGCAGGCTGATTTTGAGGACAAGACGCAGGCGCTTATCGCAATGGTTCGCGAGGAGATCGAGGCCGTAGATGCAGATCCGGTGGCGCAGTTGCTGGTGCTCAATATGTTCAGTTTGACGCACCGCATGCCCATTACGCTGGAGCCGTTGTTTGTTTTGCCGCTTTCTTCGGCAGAGAAAGGGCGTTTAAAAGCCGGAGAGGTTGTGACTATTTCCATAGAGGAAAGATTGCAGACATACCAGATGGCACCCAATGGCGATGTTATTGTGTTGGGACCATACCTGCTCGAGGAGATGATTCGATGGCAGGATAATTTGATTGAAGAAGGAGTTGGCGAGGACGATGGCGGCAATTTCTTTTTTCAACTTGATGTTTTCTTTTTTGGCATTTTGGTCGCGATTTTGTTGGGTATAGGTGTGGCGATTTATTTTTTAATTCACCCTTTTGAACGTCGAATTTACGCATTGTCAGATGCTGCCGAGCGATTTGGGAAGGGTGATTTGGGTAGCCGGGCTCCAATTGTTAAGGGCCATGCTGTGGCGGATTTGGCGCGCAGTTTCAATGGCATGGCCGATCGCATTGAGGGGGTCGTAGATGGGCAGCGAGAGCTTTTAAGAGCGGTGTCGCACGAACTGAGAACGCCTCTGGCACGTATTTTTTTTCTTCTCGATCACTATCGCGTATCGGGGGATCAGAACGCGGATATTCAGCGTATTGAACGTTCGGTTTATGAATTGAATGATCTGGTTGAAGAGTTGATGGATTTTGCGCGGTTGGACCGGGATATTTCACATCGTACGGAGATTGATGTTTATGCACAAATGAGAGAGTTGCGCGAAATGGTAGCAGAATTGCGCGGAGATATTTCTGTGGATATCGATAGTGAACACCTGATGGTCTGGGCAAATGAGACGCATTTCAAACGCGCGCTTACCAATCTGGTTACCAATGCAGTGCGACATGCCAGGCACCATATCTGGATTACAGCCAAAAAAGCGGATGAAATGGCTCATATCAGTGTGGAAGATGATGGTTGTGGTATTCCAGAACATTTGAGAGAGAAAATATTTGAGCCTTTTTATCGGGTGGATGAAGATTCAAAGACTGGCGGTACGGGCCTGGGGTTGGCGATTGTGAAGCGCATTGTGATGCAAAATGACGGACAGGTGCAGGTAGAGAATAGGACAGAGGGGGGGGCGAAATTTACGTTGATGTTTCCGCTTGGAGAAAAAATAAAGATCGGAACAAGACGGGCAATGGATTTGTCAGAATAA
- a CDS encoding dihydrodipicolinate synthase family protein: MGVFEGVVPAIATPMGRDGRFNEGVFRKIVEFNIEVGVHGFWVAGGTGESVLLDDDENMQVASAIVDQSKGRAKVIMHVGAPTTDRAARLAEHAARVGADALCCVPPFFYRRDDDDIAEHYRIVAGAADLPLFVYNLPGATGVEITPGMMAKIQDRVPQLKGLKHSAPTFANVRTFAGMGLSCFIGNHRLMLPAMTIGACGCVDGPLNVFPELWVAIWNAYRAGDLKAAEAAQDKASRAYEMLSAGGGFHSVIKVALSTRLGVDCGDPRPPGRPASDAQRAQIVEVVKRLV, translated from the coding sequence ATGGGTGTTTTTGAAGGCGTAGTTCCCGCTATTGCGACGCCTATGGGACGGGACGGACGGTTTAACGAAGGGGTGTTTCGCAAAATTGTAGAGTTTAATATCGAAGTTGGTGTACACGGTTTTTGGGTCGCGGGGGGTACTGGGGAGAGTGTGTTGTTGGACGATGATGAAAATATGCAGGTTGCGTCGGCGATTGTGGATCAATCGAAGGGGCGCGCAAAAGTTATTATGCATGTGGGTGCGCCAACAACAGATCGCGCAGCGCGATTGGCCGAGCACGCAGCCCGTGTGGGTGCAGATGCGCTGTGTTGTGTGCCGCCGTTTTTTTATCGGCGCGATGACGACGATATTGCCGAGCATTATCGGATTGTGGCAGGTGCTGCTGATCTGCCACTCTTTGTGTACAATTTGCCGGGGGCAACAGGCGTGGAAATTACGCCGGGGATGATGGCAAAAATTCAGGATCGCGTGCCACAACTGAAGGGGTTGAAGCACTCGGCACCGACGTTTGCAAATGTGCGGACGTTTGCCGGGATGGGGTTGTCGTGTTTTATTGGCAATCACCGGTTGATGTTGCCGGCGATGACAATTGGCGCGTGTGGGTGTGTGGATGGGCCGCTGAATGTGTTTCCCGAATTGTGGGTGGCGATCTGGAATGCATATCGGGCAGGGGATTTGAAGGCGGCAGAAGCAGCACAGGATAAGGCGTCGCGTGCTTATGAGATGTTGAGCGCAGGCGGCGGCTTTCATTCGGTGATCAAGGTGGCGTTGAGTACGCGATTGGGGGTTGATTGCGGAGACCCGAGGCCGCCAGGGCGACCAGCGAGCGATGCACAACGCGCACAGATTGTGGAAGTCGTAAAGCGTTTGGTTTGA
- a CDS encoding sugar phosphate isomerase/epimerase, translated as MPKTMIAAQMYTVRDFTKTISDIAESVKKVKTMGYDAMQVSGFGPIDPAELKQIADDNDIEICATHTGFDRMRDDTQAVIDEHLLWNCKYPAIGSLPQSYREDGEAGYIRFAKDASEVGHKLADAGLTFAYHNHNFEFQKFGNRTALEIILQETDPKVVQLEIDVYWVQAGGGDPAEWIRKANTRIDLVHVKDMAIEGRETRFAEVGEGNLNWPAIFEAGRESGTRWYIVEQDRCYDRDPFDSLKISYDNLRAMGLS; from the coding sequence ATGCCAAAAACCATGATCGCCGCGCAAATGTACACCGTGCGCGACTTCACCAAAACCATCTCAGACATCGCCGAATCCGTCAAAAAAGTAAAAACCATGGGTTACGACGCCATGCAAGTCTCCGGCTTTGGACCCATTGACCCCGCAGAACTCAAACAAATAGCCGACGACAACGACATTGAAATCTGCGCCACACACACTGGCTTTGACCGCATGCGCGACGACACACAAGCCGTCATAGACGAGCACCTCCTCTGGAACTGCAAATACCCCGCCATCGGCAGCCTGCCCCAGTCGTATCGGGAAGACGGCGAAGCCGGATATATCCGCTTTGCCAAAGACGCCTCCGAAGTCGGTCACAAACTCGCCGACGCGGGCTTGACCTTTGCATATCACAACCACAACTTTGAATTTCAAAAATTCGGCAACCGCACCGCCCTTGAAATCATCCTGCAAGAAACAGACCCCAAAGTAGTACAACTCGAAATCGACGTGTACTGGGTACAGGCAGGAGGAGGCGACCCCGCCGAATGGATCCGCAAAGCCAACACCCGCATAGACCTCGTCCACGTCAAAGACATGGCCATTGAAGGCCGCGAAACCCGCTTTGCCGAAGTCGGCGAAGGCAACCTCAACTGGCCCGCCATCTTTGAAGCCGGGCGCGAATCCGGCACGCGCTGGTACATCGTCGAACAGGACCGCTGCTACGACCGCGACCCCTTCGACAGCCTCAAAATCAGCTACGACAACCTCCGAGCCATGGGCCTATCATAA
- a CDS encoding thiamine pyrophosphate-dependent enzyme, translating into MSNMKALAERQGERNDALLKDTQFLGDEIASDVLGLHIDIATTESLGEAEDRALTALQIEGARTAIRALASLAEIGELDHLGGGLELIPGLLMTLSVADYDTRTYTIEHAHTSVGYYSALAAFGFVAAEGVVERFRRGLDFPGHVAWLPGGTQLNGGRLGVMIPVAVGLALGKKALCDDAWVIAHCGDAGWISGQGLNGFNGASVHGAPITYVMHRNGIQLSGSTASIMDVDPRSAISAMGVEVLEVASLHDNVALYQAYREGYSLAQTGKPSLIYPTGFSGEDVTLKTFGARYGVTGAVEAFAAQHDVPMDKQVWIPGSLMSFRDTEPMLECLFLVNDLPGGENHHDGSMQGRVEAEVLGGAMFEATAEQAEALAMLRQNGSRTVVTRARPAPGSANLEIPAGKAAAADLPTEKASPRDGAAAAYALVAEAHPDRVFVVSCDLDPSTKLAAARAHLSDDHQFEMSIEEQAATLIANGLAMSSHEPQLNVVSTFAAFFEGIAREGFDMWQYQRNLNGVNEGINVVFHLSHVGACTGRDHFSGWGLDWINVGLTYLPYLHRFYAPADARVAFLAVKDMAAHYGGHIIGVPRDSGLPVLQKQDGSGSLWNPEEAWEPITAFRKYDGARHAILAFGAPAFLGAEAAEVLLARGNPTDVYVVNGLPLPDGALNDVLRNYEGVVTIEDGKIGTPETGLRGFAGLVGSSCSIAHAHVGITDPRIAPSEGLEATWAHFGITTEALVEAVEMVL; encoded by the coding sequence ATGTCGAATATGAAGGCGTTGGCAGAAAGGCAAGGGGAGCGCAATGATGCGCTGTTGAAGGATACGCAATTTCTCGGGGATGAGATCGCGTCCGATGTTCTGGGGTTGCATATTGATATTGCGACGACCGAGTCGCTTGGGGAAGCAGAAGACCGGGCGTTGACGGCGTTGCAGATTGAGGGCGCGCGCACGGCGATTCGGGCGCTGGCGTCGTTGGCAGAGATCGGGGAGTTGGACCATCTGGGCGGGGGATTGGAGTTGATCCCGGGGTTGTTGATGACGCTGTCTGTGGCGGATTACGATACGCGTACTTATACGATTGAGCACGCGCATACGAGTGTCGGGTATTATTCGGCGTTGGCGGCGTTTGGTTTTGTGGCGGCAGAGGGCGTTGTCGAGCGGTTTCGGCGCGGGCTGGATTTTCCCGGACATGTGGCATGGTTGCCGGGGGGAACACAGCTCAATGGCGGGCGTTTGGGGGTGATGATTCCTGTGGCTGTGGGTCTGGCGTTGGGCAAGAAGGCATTGTGTGACGATGCGTGGGTGATTGCTCATTGCGGGGATGCGGGGTGGATTTCGGGTCAGGGTCTCAATGGTTTTAATGGGGCGAGTGTACACGGGGCGCCGATTACTTATGTGATGCACCGCAATGGCATTCAGTTGTCGGGTAGTACGGCGAGTATTATGGATGTGGATCCGCGTAGTGCTATTTCTGCGATGGGCGTGGAGGTGCTGGAGGTTGCGTCGCTTCACGATAATGTCGCGCTTTATCAGGCTTATAGGGAGGGGTATAGTCTCGCGCAGACGGGTAAGCCGAGTCTGATTTATCCCACGGGATTTTCCGGGGAGGATGTGACGCTGAAGACTTTTGGCGCGCGCTATGGGGTGACCGGGGCGGTGGAGGCGTTTGCCGCGCAACACGATGTGCCGATGGATAAGCAGGTGTGGATTCCGGGGTCGCTGATGAGTTTTCGGGATACAGAGCCGATGTTGGAGTGTTTGTTTTTGGTGAATGATTTGCCGGGTGGAGAGAATCATCACGATGGGAGTATGCAGGGGCGCGTTGAGGCAGAGGTTCTCGGCGGGGCGATGTTTGAGGCGACGGCTGAACAGGCGGAGGCGCTTGCAATGCTCCGGCAGAATGGGTCGCGCACGGTTGTTACGAGGGCGAGGCCAGCACCCGGTAGTGCGAATTTGGAGATTCCCGCGGGTAAGGCAGCAGCGGCTGATTTGCCGACTGAGAAGGCGAGTCCGCGCGATGGTGCAGCCGCGGCTTATGCTCTGGTGGCAGAGGCGCATCCCGATCGCGTGTTTGTGGTGAGTTGCGATTTGGATCCTTCGACAAAATTGGCGGCTGCTCGGGCGCATTTGTCAGACGATCACCAGTTTGAGATGAGTATTGAAGAGCAAGCCGCGACGCTTATTGCCAATGGTCTGGCGATGAGTTCGCACGAGCCGCAGCTCAATGTGGTTTCGACTTTTGCCGCGTTTTTTGAGGGGATAGCGCGCGAAGGGTTTGATATGTGGCAGTATCAGCGCAATTTGAATGGGGTGAATGAGGGTATTAATGTGGTGTTTCATCTCTCTCATGTGGGTGCGTGTACGGGGCGCGATCACTTTTCGGGTTGGGGGCTTGATTGGATTAATGTGGGGTTGACGTATTTGCCCTATTTGCACCGGTTTTACGCACCGGCAGATGCGCGCGTGGCGTTTTTGGCGGTGAAGGATATGGCGGCGCATTACGGCGGGCATATTATTGGGGTGCCGCGCGATTCGGGTTTGCCCGTGTTGCAAAAGCAGGATGGGTCGGGTTCTCTGTGGAATCCGGAGGAGGCGTGGGAGCCGATTACGGCTTTTCGCAAATACGATGGGGCAAGGCATGCGATTCTGGCTTTTGGCGCGCCGGCTTTTTTGGGTGCGGAGGCTGCCGAGGTTTTGCTCGCGCGTGGGAATCCGACGGATGTGTATGTGGTGAATGGATTGCCGCTGCCCGATGGGGCGTTGAATGATGTGCTGAGGAATTACGAGGGTGTGGTGACGATTGAAGATGGAAAGATTGGGACGCCAGAGACGGGTTTGCGCGGGTTTGCAGGGTTGGTAGGGTCTTCGTGCAGCATTGCCCACGCGCATGTGGGGATTACAGATCCGAGGATTGCACCGTCAGAAGGTCTCGAAGCGACCTGGGCACATTTTGGGATTACTACAGAGGCACTTGTTGAGGCGGTGGAGATGGTATTGTAA
- a CDS encoding response regulator transcription factor, giving the protein MADQTILLVEDDRELAELTRDFLQNAGFVVWHDSEGRAARDRILASPPDLIILDVMLPGMNGYTVCREVRPEYDGPILFLTARDDELDEILGLEMGGDDYVTKPVRPQLLLARVRALLRRAVKRPTVSKRVVVGDLVVDANRREVRLGERVVELTTYEFDLLCYLAIRAGEVVSRQDIYQALFNYDYDGLDRSVDVYISRLRQKLGEDSSTSVSIKTVRSVGYLLVSAE; this is encoded by the coding sequence ATGGCCGATCAGACGATTTTGCTGGTTGAAGACGATAGGGAATTGGCGGAGTTGACGCGCGATTTTTTGCAGAATGCGGGATTTGTGGTCTGGCACGATTCCGAGGGCAGGGCTGCGCGAGATCGCATTTTGGCTTCTCCTCCCGATCTGATTATTCTGGATGTTATGTTGCCGGGGATGAACGGATATACGGTTTGCCGGGAAGTGCGTCCAGAATACGATGGGCCGATTCTATTTTTGACGGCTCGAGACGATGAATTAGATGAGATTTTGGGGCTGGAGATGGGCGGCGATGATTATGTGACCAAACCGGTGCGACCCCAATTGCTTCTGGCAAGGGTGCGCGCGTTGTTGCGCAGGGCTGTTAAGAGGCCCACGGTTTCAAAGCGAGTGGTGGTGGGGGATCTGGTAGTGGATGCAAATCGACGGGAAGTCAGACTGGGTGAACGCGTTGTTGAACTTACGACTTATGAATTTGATTTGCTCTGTTATCTGGCTATTCGAGCCGGTGAAGTGGTGAGTCGGCAGGATATTTATCAGGCGTTGTTTAACTACGATTACGATGGGTTGGATCGCAGCGTGGATGTGTACATTTCGCGCCTTCGTCAAAAACTCGGCGAAGATAGTTCAACATCTGTTTCGATCAAGACTGTGCGCAGTGTGGGGTATCTGTTGGTCAGCGCGGAGTGA